GAAGAGAGACGAATAAATAAAGAGTGCACGAGAGAAAAATAAggtagacattttttttttaaattaaaaggagCAAAGGAAAACAGGCCAGACAGGAACAGCACTACCCATAAGGAGCTGTTTGCATTTGTCTTTGCATTCCAACAAGTAGGTGTGTGGAGGCAAAGTTGTAGAAGCAGCTGTGTTTCCTCTCAACATGTTAGAAAATATGAACGCTTGCAGAAACACGCCTGTGACTTTCAAATACACCGGTATATACAGTGCAGCCAAAGACACATTACTGCCCCATTTCTCCCAATATCCATTTCATAATATCATTAGGCAAAAGGACCACTGCCATTTTAGATCTTTTAAGTCATCATTTATAAACTTGACAAGGCACTAGTATACAGCACTCGAAGTTTATGGCCTTTATAGTTATAAGCCAATGAATCACACACATTCGAGGGAAATACTCAAGTTGCATCACACTTTTCCCGACTGTAATTAGAGCAGAGTACAACCTGTCACTTTGTTACCGACATATTGTTGCCTTCTTCCAATGAATCATCGTAAGAACTGAGTTGATGTGCTCGGCTTGTATGTAAAGTATATATAATGGGCTACTTTAAAAaggtaaagaagcaaaaaagacaGGTAGAGCAGAGATACTCACTGTAGAACCTTGAATTACTTTTCTGTCTTTCGATTGTGCCCAAAAGATTCCTACAGCGACAGGAAGGAAATTAAATATAAGAAATGTGACATGAcctatttgcattaatgagtaAATTATAGGCATTTCTCTTTTATTAATTTACATTACGAGTGACCTTTCACTGAAATATGTACAGtacttaacaaatttattagaccaccacAGCCGCCCTAACAGCATTTGCCCAAATCCTTTTTTAATGCTTCTGTAATATCCAAACCTTTTaatcaaaattatatttttaatactaAAACGAATTATTGTGGCTTTCCACCAATGTTcaaatttactgttttacacaaaagcagaaaaaaaaaacagcacagtaAAGCATATTATTATTCTTTGAGATGCCAAATtagtaatttaattacattcaTTAACAGAAAAATGATTATATATGCTTGATTACTTAATTGATATGAATTAATTGATAGCTATTCTGAATTTTCAGAGAACTGCAGAGTGCCAGTTCAAATTTGTTATTTGCcctaataaataacaatataccctttttagttttaaacacaAGCtgtctaataaatttgttaagcactcCCAAACTCAAACAACACAGTTAAGACAAGTTAAGACAAGACTGTTCTTAATATCAGgtacatcaaatgtttaaaaaaaaaaaaaaaaaaaaaaaaaaaagagcatataTATGTgcatctgtacacacacacacacacacacgcacacacgcacgcacacacagtataTGTGACAGTTATTCTCACCTCAGCCCCATTTCGCTCAAGCTTTTGCTCcgatcatcctcatcatctgcAATATAAAAGTATCCATTTGTTGACACATTGTACAGCAACATAGTTGCATTTAAATAggcaataatttaaataaataagctgGTTAATTTAGTAAGCTTGATAAATAACTGAAGAGATTAGTGTGTCCAAAGCTTATTTCTTGTGTCTTTCTTGTGGCTCAACTGTGACTTTTTAACTCCTGCTCTGGGTTTTCCCGGGGCAGGAGTTTGTCCATCTCCACCTACTCTTATCTCCTCCCACTACCTGTATACTCAACATTGACGTAGTTTCCAATGAAGGTAGCGTTTTGTGCTCAGATCGGGGTAATGATAATGTTCACTGAAGTCTGCCTATGATCTGAGGTCCCCGTGACtgattcaaaataaattaaattaaatttaaaacaattatttaaaaaaaaaaaaaaaaaaaaaggagcaaaaataaaagtaaaggcTTCAAGTAAGTGGAAATGACAAGATGACTATTAagtaaaattcattttaaaaaaataaataaaccaacacAGTCGTGAAGCAGCATTTGGTGCATGAGTAAATCCTGAGACGTTTAAATCTAGTTTCCTCTGAGGTCAGTCTATCTTGAAATGTCATtgattaaatgattaaaatttcaTGCGTTGCCATTTGATTTGAAAGAGGAAAgacgttttttttgtttaaaaaaaaatgagtaaaaaggaGGGAGGTGAGGTAACTATGCAGCTTTCCTGGAAACATTAGGACTGAACTGAGAAGACAGCCACAATGTTTCCATCCTCAACCTTCTTTCTTTACCTGTTGCATAAAATACTCTGGTTCTGCGATCCCTTCCAACACCTTCATCTTCTTCCACGTCTACATTTCTTCTTTGAGTTGTTTTATGGACTCCCTTTCTTCGAGACGGCACTTTGGAACCCAGTTTCTGAGAACTGTAGGAGCTCTCCAGATTCCCTACTTGCCCTTCTGCCTCTACGCAATTCACCTCAGTCAGTTCTGGTACTATCACGTCCACTGCATTAACCCTATCTTCAGGCTCCCTTCCTTGTCTTTCTTCTTCACTTTCATCCCTTCCATAGTCCACCCCCTGGCTCTCACCCTCACTAGAGGGGCACAGGAGCTCAGACTCGCAGTCATGATAAAGAATAGGGCAGCTGTTAGGCTTGTAAAGGGTGTTGTTCGCACTTAAATACATCTCTGCTTCCTTCTctctgagtttttctttttcgctTTCTTTCAAATTAACCTCATCGTCTTCAGTTTCACTGACTGTCACCTTTATGTCTGACTTTCCTAACTGAACTTCACCAGAAGGCTCTAAAGTTGTTTTGTCCATGCTGCAATCTTCCTTCCTTTCTGATTCTAGCGCCGTGTCagcatgagtgtgtgtatgcgttACAACATGCATAGCCGTGAACTGGTCAGCATGCATGTGGGCTTGGCTCTGCCCCATACCTCTCGCATCGAACAGCTCTTCCAGCTCTGGCTCTAAGTCATCTTCTTCCATACTCAGCTTAATCGCAGGTACCTCCGTTGTTTCTTCTGCAACTTCCTCTTGTGGCTTGGCGTTGCTGGTCTCAGTCTGGTTGGCAGCTGGTTGATCTTCCTGGGCCTCTGTGCTTGGTTCTTCCTCTGAATGTCCCAGGATCTCACGGACCACATTTTTAGCCCATTTAAGGTGGGGGGCTTGGGAATGCCGCTTGGGCTCCTCAGACACGCTCCATGTCCCACTCAGTCTGATCCGAATAGCTTCCACCTCCTCTGGACTCATTCCTGTAGTGTTTATCTGATCCAAGATGGGCTGCAGTTGATCTATCGCTGATTGAGAAATTGGAGTTTGCATCTCTTTTTTGTCTGTTGGCTCTTTAGTTTTCTCTCTCCATTCCTGGAGAAGTCTCTCAGTTTTTGAGTCCTTTCTTCCCATTTCAGAATATGACTGTTTCACTTTACGTCTCATTTCCTttctatattttaaattatgaaCCGCTGAAGGCGCTCTGGAGTGGATTTTGCTTTCAGTTGCTTCTTCTGTGGAGAGCCTCTCCTCCCTCTGAACTTTATGCTCACTTCCTGTGTCCCAGTTGTTTATCATTGGGTGCTCATCATTTCTACATGATCTCTGAAGCAAGTCTTTCTGAGGCTGCTGAGTGATGTCATCAACCAACTCATGGTGAGTTTCTAAATTCGTGTCGCTTCTTTCCACTCCTCCAATCTGATCAACCTGCAATGGTAAAATATTGCTGGGTTTTGATCGGGGAAGAGTTTGCCCAACCACACAGAAGACGTACTTTGGCTGCTTCTCCTCCCCCTGATCCTCCCCGTCAGCTGTTTCCACCTCCCCCACTGTCCGTCCTTCCTCCCTCTTCTGATCTCCCACAAACCCCTGGAAGCCAGCAGGTGCCTGGGTTCCACCTTCCTGGAATTCCTGACAGTCCCTAAACCCTTCTTCACTGTCCTCTCCTCCACTCGACACGGTCACGAAGCCATCCTCTGTGGATGGCAtttcatttctctctttcttccacCCTGCCTCACTTCCTCCTTCACTCTCAGAGGGTGGCCAGTTATTGCTCCCATTCTCATCCTCTCTGTCGTCTACGACGTTGTCTCCTTGTTCATCCTTTTGCCAGCTTTCCTCAACCCCTGCATCATTGTCAGACATATGTTCCTTCCCTCTCCTGATTTCCCCCACACTCTCCTGATCTGCACCGACTCCCTCCTGTTCCCTCTGTGCGTCTTCCCTGTACTCACTTCTCCCCCCCTGCCTTCTTTCACAATCTGGTTCCTCTTTTACTGGTCGCccatctcttcctctctccgTCTGGGAGTACATACTCATCTCTCCTTCTCCCCGTAGCTCTTTCCGCTCTGTGTGCCTGTTGCTGTCTACAAATTTGTCTGTGCTATTCTTGCCCCTCTGTGGCTCTAACCACATCCTTCTCTGCTCTGGCATATTGCCAGTCTTTTCTCCTTTATCGCTCTCTTGTCTCTCATTTCTTATTTGCCTTTGACTTTTATCAGCAGTTCTGTCTTGATCCCtccatgtttctctctctcttttcttttcaaaactgCTGTCTCTCCTTGATTCCCGTTCTTCATACCTGTCCCTGTATATTCTGTGTCTCTTCTCATTGTCAGGATCACTGCTccactctccactgctgtgagCTCGTGCTGGCGGACCGGGAGCCCACTCCTTCGGTGATCGACTGCTCCTGCCTGTTGCATCAACTATTCTAGTACCAGCttcttttcccctctttttcctGTCTCTCTCAGGCTCGTACTCTCTTCTGTCTCTTCTATCTTCCTTTAAGTCTCTCCCACCTTCCTTGTCCTGCCTGTcagtttctttccttctttctttgtctctgtttctgtctctaTATCGCTGCATTTCTCGATCTCTGTCATTTGCCATTTTGCCCATGTAGTCCCCCTCACTTCTGCTGTATTGAAGTATcagctcctccctctctctgtccctccctctttccctcctcGGCCTtctctcatcatcatcaccttcactcctgatgtctctccttttctctcttcttcttgcaTTCTCATTCTCCTTTCTGTCTGCAtagttctctctctcctttcttctGTGCGGGGAACCCATTCTTACCATTCTTCTATCCCAAGATTCATCCACCTCTCTTCTGCCGTCTTGAAACCTAATATCAGACAACTCCTGATATCGTCCCCTCTGGCGTAACTTCTCATCTTCTATGTATCCTCTTCCAGTGGGTTTCCCCTCATCCTTTTCTCTGCGTCTACCCTCATATCTTTCCTTCTCAACCTGGAAtgtcctctctctttcttggcCCCAGACATCAGTCTCTGCTTTTTTGGGGGGCCTGTCATTCCACCTCCTTTCCCCTCTTTCTTCATCCATCTCAGTGCACAATCTTCTATCAGGACTTGTAAGACCTTTTTTCATTCTGGGAAATGTGTCACCTTTCTTTGTCGTGCGTTCTAGCTCTCGCTTAAACCAACCAGTCATTGCTGGTCTGGGACTTGAATCCAGGGGGATTTTTCCACCTGGCTGAAGCTTGTGGTCAGacctgcttgtttttgttaaagTGTCAAAGAGGGTCCAACTGGGCCTTTTGGTCCCCATAGTACCATTGTTATTGGAGAACCTAGAAAAGAGCAGTCAGTGTCAGTCTCGAAATTGCATTGCATTAAGATTCAAACCAATATGTCAGATAAATGACTACGATATTGACCAAATTAAGTAAAGTATAAAGcttaataaaaatttgaatgaaTATTAGTGACATATCAATCATCTGGAGAGCCACAGCCTCTAAAATGTTATAACTTGGACAATAATCTGTGCGTtttctgtctgcatttttaacaagttttgcactttaaacaaaaatcaatgacaagatctttttttaacaacaggAAATCAAGAAGCAAGTCAGTGGAAGAAAGGGACACCCTTTTACAGTATTTAAGAATGCATTAGAGACCTGCAAAGAACAGCATACCAAAAGCAGCCTTCGAGAAAGCAAGGCCCAGTGACACATAGGCACGGCATGTAGCATGCAAACCACATCTCGCAGCTTAACCAGATCTAAATCTGTCTTCAAAGCAGAAGCAATTTACAGCGTGGTGTTTTTAATCcatctaaaataataataataataataataataataataaacaactcACCTGAATGTTGTATCCGGTGAAGATCtggtctcctcctcctcctcctccccagcTCAGCTCAAAAACATGGGATTGCACAACACAGAAAATTCCCTCCTTGCGTTCACATTATCAGATTGACCCAAGAAaaagttctccttttttaaagaaTACATACATTCAGCTTTAAATCTCCTCTGGCTTTTCCTCTGGTGAGAAGTTAATGTTTACGCCTAAAATGTCTTTGCTGCCTCTCCCCCACCTCCCGTCTTCGCTCAAATTCCCAAACAAGTCTCAACAGATTGACACTTATCTTTGCCCTCCTTTTTCTCCCAGTCTTGTCCTCGCAGTCGCTGAACAGGGAGACCTCTCATAAATCAAGCAAAACTCGAACCGAGTGCGTCCACGGCTTCACTCCTTCACTCCCGTGTTCCGCCGATGAGATCGCCTCTGTGGACcccccgaaaaaaaaaaaaaaaaaaaacccaaaacaaatcaCACAATACACAACTCTCTACGCACTCCTGCACCATTCCTGTCTCACACGAAGTACAGGAAGCACACCTCCTTGGAGCGCCTCTCTTGGATCAGCGATTGGTTGATATGCGGTAGTCGGGTGTGTCTgcgctacacacacacacggacacacacagcCAGGTAAGGGCGCTGAAGGAGAGTGGGGGAGGGGAGGAAGAAAGTAGGTTTGAAAATACTAACTTCTTTGGAGCAAAGCAAACAGAGGCCTAGTAAAACTTGCCTGCGTTCCCTGGAGAGGTTGTACAGAGGGAGGCAGCAGGGAGGGAGAAACACCAACTGTTCCTTatgatttaaaaagagagagagatgaagcaATCACAGAGGGGGAAACTAAGGGAGGGGTGATATGTGAGTGATTTGTATAACAATGACAACTTTACTATGGTTATTAACTACTGAGAAAGCCTGACATGAAAGCTCTGAAATGCTGTGACTCACTCTCATTAGCATTGTTAAATAGAAACCCACATGATTACTGTCACACTGCCCTGTTTCACAACTTTGTTGCACTTTCAGCTGCGCTCAGATTTTATGCACTTGCTAACCGAATTTGCACAACACcacgttttttaaaaacaaaaatactgtctgctacacacacacacacacacacacacctggctaACTGCAACAGATCCAACTTCCAAGAAGTAACTACACCCCATGAGTCAACTTTACTGC
The DNA window shown above is from Astatotilapia calliptera chromosome 11, fAstCal1.2, whole genome shotgun sequence and carries:
- the arhgef5 gene encoding trichohyalin isoform X2 yields the protein MGTKRPSWTLFDTLTKTSRSDHKLQPGGKIPLDSSPRPAMTGWFKRELERTTKKGDTFPRMKKGLTSPDRRLCTEMDEERGERRWNDRPPKKAETDVWGQERERTFQVEKERYEGRRREKDEGKPTGRGYIEDEKLRQRGRYQELSDIRFQDGRREVDESWDRRMVRMGSPHRRKERENYADRKENENARRREKRRDIRSEGDDDERRPRRERGRDREREELILQYSRSEGDYMGKMANDRDREMQRYRDRNRDKERRKETDRQDKEGGRDLKEDRRDRREYEPERDRKKRGKEAGTRIVDATGRSSRSPKEWAPGPPARAHSSGEWSSDPDNEKRHRIYRDRYEERESRRDSSFEKKRERETWRDQDRTADKSQRQIRNERQESDKGEKTGNMPEQRRMWLEPQRGKNSTDKFVDSNRHTERKELRGEGEMSMYSQTERGRDGRPVKEEPDCERRQGGRSEYREDAQREQEGVGADQESVGEIRRGKEHMSDNDAGVEESWQKDEQGDNVVDDREDENGSNNWPPSESEGGSEAGWKKERNEMPSTEDGFVTVSSGGEDSEEGFRDCQEFQEGGTQAPAGFQGFVGDQKREEGRTVGEVETADGEDQGEEKQPKYVFCVVGQTLPRSKPSNILPLQVDQIGGVERSDTNLETHHELVDDITQQPQKDLLQRSCRNDEHPMINNWDTGSEHKVQREERLSTEEATESKIHSRAPSAVHNLKYRKEMRRKVKQSYSEMGRKDSKTERLLQEWREKTKEPTDKKEMQTPISQSAIDQLQPILDQINTTGMSPEEVEAIRIRLSGTWSVSEEPKRHSQAPHLKWAKNVVREILGHSEEEPSTEAQEDQPAANQTETSNAKPQEEVAEETTEVPAIKLSMEEDDLEPELEELFDARDDEDDRSKSLSEMGLRNLLGTIERQKSNSRFYNAAQLYQQYSEAAQNSEILRQARSEFLSVSEDQTSSPLPSPPPARRALPPIPPQPHPKSFSHTGSFPIQSLHLPECPRGERRASSPRLSISQSSSLWRDLPGVRNSAELDELTEDQRRLQEVRFEVITSEASYCRSLEIVVDHFVKSKQLGAQLTTQDKNWLFSRLVDVRAISHSFLSKLEERVESDVMHFTVCDIIYRQCPLFRKAYVPYLTNQSYQDATYQRLMNENPRFKMIVEKIEKNAVCQRLPLRSFLVLPFQRITRLKLLVQNIVKRTTRGTAEATQAIKALKQLEKIIQQGNDSISQMKSIESLVSLSAKVDFECKTLPLISQSRRMVREGPVTQLMDFSLKETEKNAYLHLFNDYLLLSLPKEGGRFTVIDHCPVSELRVENCRVKLHSLQKNLFRLYMAQKSLLLRTDAPSDKLRWISALSRPHTEVDFSSAQDFEQMQCIRAFFAQQPDELSLEKADVILVHQESSDNWVEGTKLSDRQRGWVPKSHLETIASSRVKSHNLSDALKLTAATATA
- the arhgef5 gene encoding trichohyalin isoform X3, with translation MGTKRPSWTLFDTLTKTSRSDHKLQPGGKIPLDSSPRPAMTGWFKRELERTTKKGDTFPRMKKGLTSPDRRLCTEMDEERGERRWNDRPPKKAETDVWGQERERTFQVEKERYEGRRREKDEGKPTGRGYIEDEKLRQRGRYQELSDIRFQDGRREVDESWDRRMVRMGSPHRRKERENYADRKENENARRREKRRDIRSEGDDDERRPRRERGRDREREELILQYSRSEGDYMGKMANDRDREMQRYRDRNRDKERRKETDRQDKEGGRDLKEDRRDRREYEPERDRKKRGKEAGTRIVDATGRSSRSPKEWAPGPPARAHSSGEWSSDPDNEKRHRIYRDRYEERESRRDSSFEKKRERETWRDQDRTADKSQRQIRNERQESDKGEKTGNMPEQRRMWLEPQRGKNSTDKFVDSNRHTERKELRGEGEMSMYSQTERGRDGRPVKEEPDCERRQGGRSEYREDAQREQEGVGADQESVGEIRRGKEHMSDNDAGVEESWQKDEQGDNVVDDREDENGSNNWPPSESEGGSEAGWKKERNEMPSTEDGFVTVSSGGEDSEEGFRDCQEFQEGGTQAPAGFQGFVGDQKREEGRTVGEVETADGEDQGEEKQPKYVFCVVGQTLPRSKPSNILPLQVDQIGGVERSDTNLETHHELVDDITQQPQKDLLQRSCRNDEHPMINNWDTGSEHKVQREERLSTEEATESKIHSRAPSAVHNLKYRKEMRRKVKQSYSEMGRKDSKTERLLQEWREKTKEPTDKKEMQTPISQSAIDQLQPILDQINTTGMSPEEVEAIRIRLSGTWSVSEEPKRHSQAPHLKWAKNVVREILGHSEEEPSTEAQEDQPAANQTETSNAKPQEEVAEETTEVPAIKLSMEEDDLEPELEELFDARGMGQSQAHMHADQFTAMHVVTHTHTHADTALESERKEDCSMDKTTLEPSGEVQLGKSDIKVTVSETEDDEVNLKESEKEKLREKEAEMYLSANNTLYKPNSCPILYHDCESELLCPSSEGESQGVDYGRDESEEERQGREPEDRVNAVDVIVPELTEVNCVEAEGQVGNLESSYSSQKLGSKVPSRRKGVHKTTQRRNVDVEEDEGVGRDRRTRVFYATDDEDDRSKSLSEMGLRNLLGTIERQKSNSRFYNAAQLYQQYSEAAQNSEILRQARSEFLSVSEDQTSSPLPSPPPARRALPPIPPQPHPKSFSHTGSFPIQSLHLPECPRGERRASSPRLSISQSSSLWRDLPGVRNSAELDELTEDQRRLQEVRFEVITSEASYCRSLEIVVDHFVKSKQLGAQLTTQDKNWLFSRLVDVRAISHSFLSKLEERVESDVMHFTVCDIIYRQCPLFRKAYVPYLTNQSYQDATYQRLMNENPRFKMIVEKIEKNAVCQRLPLRSFLVLPFQRITRLKLLVQNIVKKTTRSIAEATIKTKTS
- the arhgef5 gene encoding trichohyalin isoform X1; translation: MGTKRPSWTLFDTLTKTSRSDHKLQPGGKIPLDSSPRPAMTGWFKRELERTTKKGDTFPRMKKGLTSPDRRLCTEMDEERGERRWNDRPPKKAETDVWGQERERTFQVEKERYEGRRREKDEGKPTGRGYIEDEKLRQRGRYQELSDIRFQDGRREVDESWDRRMVRMGSPHRRKERENYADRKENENARRREKRRDIRSEGDDDERRPRRERGRDREREELILQYSRSEGDYMGKMANDRDREMQRYRDRNRDKERRKETDRQDKEGGRDLKEDRRDRREYEPERDRKKRGKEAGTRIVDATGRSSRSPKEWAPGPPARAHSSGEWSSDPDNEKRHRIYRDRYEERESRRDSSFEKKRERETWRDQDRTADKSQRQIRNERQESDKGEKTGNMPEQRRMWLEPQRGKNSTDKFVDSNRHTERKELRGEGEMSMYSQTERGRDGRPVKEEPDCERRQGGRSEYREDAQREQEGVGADQESVGEIRRGKEHMSDNDAGVEESWQKDEQGDNVVDDREDENGSNNWPPSESEGGSEAGWKKERNEMPSTEDGFVTVSSGGEDSEEGFRDCQEFQEGGTQAPAGFQGFVGDQKREEGRTVGEVETADGEDQGEEKQPKYVFCVVGQTLPRSKPSNILPLQVDQIGGVERSDTNLETHHELVDDITQQPQKDLLQRSCRNDEHPMINNWDTGSEHKVQREERLSTEEATESKIHSRAPSAVHNLKYRKEMRRKVKQSYSEMGRKDSKTERLLQEWREKTKEPTDKKEMQTPISQSAIDQLQPILDQINTTGMSPEEVEAIRIRLSGTWSVSEEPKRHSQAPHLKWAKNVVREILGHSEEEPSTEAQEDQPAANQTETSNAKPQEEVAEETTEVPAIKLSMEEDDLEPELEELFDARGMGQSQAHMHADQFTAMHVVTHTHTHADTALESERKEDCSMDKTTLEPSGEVQLGKSDIKVTVSETEDDEVNLKESEKEKLREKEAEMYLSANNTLYKPNSCPILYHDCESELLCPSSEGESQGVDYGRDESEEERQGREPEDRVNAVDVIVPELTEVNCVEAEGQVGNLESSYSSQKLGSKVPSRRKGVHKTTQRRNVDVEEDEGVGRDRRTRVFYATDDEDDRSKSLSEMGLRNLLGTIERQKSNSRFYNAAQLYQQYSEAAQNSEILRQARSEFLSVSEDQTSSPLPSPPPARRALPPIPPQPHPKSFSHTGSFPIQSLHLPECPRGERRASSPRLSISQSSSLWRDLPGVRNSAELDELTEDQRRLQEVRFEVITSEASYCRSLEIVVDHFVKSKQLGAQLTTQDKNWLFSRLVDVRAISHSFLSKLEERVESDVMHFTVCDIIYRQCPLFRKAYVPYLTNQSYQDATYQRLMNENPRFKMIVEKIEKNAVCQRLPLRSFLVLPFQRITRLKLLVQNIVKRTTRGTAEATQAIKALKQLEKIIQQGNDSISQMKSIESLVSLSAKVDFECKTLPLISQSRRMVREGPVTQLMDFSLKETEKNAYLHLFNDYLLLSLPKEGGRFTVIDHCPVSELRVENCRVKLHSLQKNLFRLYMAQKSLLLRTDAPSDKLRWISALSRPHTEVDFSSAQDFEQMQCIRAFFAQQPDELSLEKADVILVHQESSDNWVEGTKLSDRQRGWVPKSHLETIASSRVKSHNLSDALKLTAATATA
- the arhgef5 gene encoding trichohyalin isoform X4, yielding MGTKRPSWTLFDTLTKTSRSDHKLQPGGKIPLDSSPRPAMTGWFKRELERTTKKGDTFPRMKKGLTSPDRRLCTEMDEERGERRWNDRPPKKAETDVWGQERERTFQVEKERYEGRRREKDEGKPTGRGYIEDEKLRQRGRYQELSDIRFQDGRREVDESWDRRMVDQIGGVERSDTNLETHHELVDDITQQPQKDLLQRSCRNDEHPMINNWDTGSEHKVQREERLSTEEATESKIHSRAPSAVHNLKYRKEMRRKVKQSYSEMGRKDSKTERLLQEWREKTKEPTDKKEMQTPISQSAIDQLQPILDQINTTGMSPEEVEAIRIRLSGTWSVSEEPKRHSQAPHLKWAKNVVREILGHSEEEPSTEAQEDQPAANQTETSNAKPQEEVAEETTEVPAIKLSMEEDDLEPELEELFDARGMGQSQAHMHADQFTAMHVVTHTHTHADTALESERKEDCSMDKTTLEPSGEVQLGKSDIKVTVSETEDDEVNLKESEKEKLREKEAEMYLSANNTLYKPNSCPILYHDCESELLCPSSEGESQGVDYGRDESEEERQGREPEDRVNAVDVIVPELTEVNCVEAEGQVGNLESSYSSQKLGSKVPSRRKGVHKTTQRRNVDVEEDEGVGRDRRTRVFYATDDEDDRSKSLSEMGLRNLLGTIERQKSNSRFYNAAQLYQQYSEAAQNSEILRQARSEFLSVSEDQTSSPLPSPPPARRALPPIPPQPHPKSFSHTGSFPIQSLHLPECPRGERRASSPRLSISQSSSLWRDLPGVRNSAELDELTEDQRRLQEVRFEVITSEASYCRSLEIVVDHFVKSKQLGAQLTTQDKNWLFSRLVDVRAISHSFLSKLEERVESDVMHFTVCDIIYRQCPLFRKAYVPYLTNQSYQDATYQRLMNENPRFKMIVEKIEKNAVCQRLPLRSFLVLPFQRITRLKLLVQNIVKRTTRGTAEATQAIKALKQLEKIIQQGNDSISQMKSIESLVSLSAKVDFECKTLPLISQSRRMVREGPVTQLMDFSLKETEKNAYLHLFNDYLLLSLPKEGGRFTVIDHCPVSELRVENCRVKLHSLQKNLFRLYMAQKSLLLRTDAPSDKLRWISALSRPHTEVDFSSAQDFEQMQCIRAFFAQQPDELSLEKADVILVHQESSDNWVEGTKLSDRQRGWVPKSHLETIASSRVKSHNLSDALKLTAATATA